In Cryptomeria japonica chromosome 10, Sugi_1.0, whole genome shotgun sequence, a genomic segment contains:
- the LOC131038557 gene encoding auxin-responsive protein IAA14, translated as MGSFAKDGGDELKETQLTLGLPGVVESHTSPRTAKRPFSQAISDSDHTKWPNLKDEQLNLQPPDKISGSEENSPAPQAEMAPPPKAQVVGWPPIRSFRKNTLTAKSNFKEEGLYVKVSMDGAPYLRKVDLKIYGSYRELSSALEKMFSCFTMGQYGSHGLNESNLMDLLNGSEYVPTYEDKDGDLMLVGDVPWKMFVDSCKRLRIMKGSEAIGLAPRSMEKCKTKM; from the exons ATGGGAAGCTTTGCAAAAGATGGAGGAGATGAGCTCAAGGAGACACAACTCACTCTGGGCCTGCCAGGGGTGGTGGAGTCTCACACCTCTCCAAGGACTGCCAAGAGGCCTTTCTCTCAAGCCATTTCTGATTCTGATCACACCAAATGGCCCAATCTCAAAGATGAACAACTCAATTTGCAACCACCTGATAAAATCTCTGGATCCGAGGAAAACTCCCCTGCACCACAGGCAGAAATGGCACCTCCTCCAAA GGCACAAGTAGTGGGTTGGCCGCCCATCAGATCCTTCAGGAAGAACACTTTGACTGCTAAATCGAATTTCAAGGAAGAAGGTCTGTACGTGAAAGTGAGCATGGATGGAGCTCCCTATCTGAGAAAGGTGGACCTCAAAATCTATGGCAGCTACCGTGAGCTCTCCTCTGCACTGGAGAAAATGTTCAGCTGCTTTACAATGG GGCAATATGGATCGCATGGACTAAACGAGAGCAATCTGATGGATCTGTTGAATGGATCAGAATATGTGCCCACTTATGAGGATAAAGACGGAGATTTGATGTTGGTGGGAGACGTGCCTTGGAA AATGTTTGTAGATTCCTGCAAAAGGCTGCGCATCATGAAAGGCTCAGAAGCTATTGGCTTAG CTCCGAGGTCCATGGAAAAGTGCAAAACCAAAATGTAA